The Primulina huaijiensis isolate GDHJ02 chromosome 10, ASM1229523v2, whole genome shotgun sequence region CATGGCTTTCTGGTGTTTTGTGGGTTTCATGAAAAGGGCCCGTCATAACTTCAGGCTTGATGAAGTGGGAATCAGAAGACAACTGAACATTGTttctaaaataatcaaatacaaGGATTCACATCTTTACAGACACTTGGAAAAACTCCAGGCCGAGTATTGCTTTTTCGTGTACAGAATGGTGTTAGTACTCTTTAGAAGGGAACTGACCTTTGAGCAAACTTGTGCCTTTGGGAGGTCATATGGGCCGATCAAGCTGCGATCAGGGCTGGAATAGGCAAATCAGCTTGGAGCAGAATAAAGCAACTAACCCTCCAACCGAGGATTTACTGCTTTATGCAATAGCTGCCTCTGTTTTGCATAGGAGGAAAAAAATCATAGAAAAGTACAGCAGCATGGATTAGATTTTAAGGGAGTGCAACGCAATGGCTGGGAATCTCGATGTATGGAAGCTCCTCGATAGCGCCCATGACTTGGTAGTGACACTCCATGATAAGATTGAAACTTCGTTGTGATACACATCTTATCTTGCCTGATAAAAACAGGTAACCTACTAATGTAATGGTTTTAGCTGTAGCCAACTTGTTAAAAGTCAAAAAATGGCTTTTGTATTTGAAAGAAAACTCGAGGTTTTGTGGGGAAGTTAGGAAGCTAATGCCACGGTCCTCTAGGAGATGTTGACCTGTGTATGTGTCCGGTAAGTGCCAATCTTTTTGGCCGATCGGGACGTGTTAGATTTCATGTTCGGCTGATTGGATTGGAGCAGACATGCATGTAAAAGGAATTTTTCTTGGATTGTGTGAGATGCGTGCGTTCAAACTCAGCAACATTCGTTTTGGCTGTTAAAAGTGGATCCGAGTCTGACAATGGTTCTTTGTTACGAGTGGAGGATCAGTTTCACTTTTTTTAGTATAAGAATCTGATTGCAACCTGAATTGTAAATATATCTTTTAGAATCTAatgtatatgtaaataatttaaattttttggttcatgtaaattattttgtttttatgaaatgttctagccgtcaaaaacaaaataataaatttcggTTTGGTTCATATTATTAATAATCGTAACCAATTCATATCAAAGCAATTCGTTACCACAAGATAATGCTATCGGGATTATGCAACGGGGTCGCTGTCGTTTATGTGGGTGGGTTTCATGCGATTAATATAGGAGCTCTATGTTTGTGATCCAGGTATATTATCTTCGATGTAGGAAAAGTACTTCGaaagctaaaattgaaattataagTTAAACAAAAAAAGTAGAAATGCCATTGGAAAAAACTCATAAATATAATCAGATGCAAAAGAGCTTTAAAGTGGACTACGATGGACCAGAAAAGTACTTCGTTCCAAACTTGAGTACGCTCAAGCTCTGTGGAGGGTAGTTTTCTTCAATCAACACCCACAGAAGGTCCGAAAATAGAACAAGGCAACCAGTAAATTTGAATTCTATGCAATCATTTCTCTTTGGCGTAATGACGGACAGCAAAGGCCAAGCCCAGTATCAAGAGAGGCACAAGGAACTGCAAGATCTTAATCACAAACTCGGAAGTCTTGTCCGGATTGTACGGGGCTTGTGTTGGAGGGACATAAGCGTGTTTCAGGGGAATGGTTGACATGTCTACCTCCCCAATGTAATATTTGTCCATCATTTCCCTAGCGGAATCACTGTGTCCAACGTCTTCAAAGTCATTGGTTGCATCTTTCCCTGGAGATTGCCaacaaatttttgaatgagtATGTGGTTTTGCATGATACCTATGATGAACAAGGAATGGTATTGTAAGTTTATGCCTTCATGGTTACATGACCTGTTGCTGATAGCAGAACTTCATCACCTCCAGGATGATCATCCATGAATGGGGTTACATCATAAACCTGATAGATAATCAAACAAGCATATTACAAGGAAGCTCTAAGAAAACCAAACAAAATGGCACAGAAAAACTATTATGCAGCTGTATTGTTTTTTTCTTAAAACAGGTGGGACATATTCCGTTTTCCATGTCCTTTGTAGTTCGAAATAACAGAAAGTAGAGCTTTTCAACCGACAAGAATTTAGGTGCATGCACAGATTACTATCCAGAGATGGAATTGTTTAACCAGTTAAAGTAAATAATCATAATTAGAACCGACCAAGTGGATATAAACAACGTAATTAAATGCTGTCCAATTGGAACAACTTATGCAAGCAAAGTAATTCACAGATAGGCCTTCAAGGAGAACTCTTGAGGTGGGATGTTAGTTTCAAATAAATGTATTTGGATGTTTTCACCAAATATTTGATATCTACACGCGGCATTCTTCTCAAGCCTCTGCAACAAGAGGGACAAGATCCTAACTCACACCCATGTTTTTCCAAGTACAAAGCAAAAACCTCGATAAGAAATTTCGAAGTAAACGATGCAACGACGACATACATAAACATCTAACTGACAAACCATGCAAATGAAAGAGAGTCAACTGAAAAGCTTGCGTTAATTTCAATACAGAAATCACAGCTACAAAAAACTACTTAACCCATAAATAGATCTCCATGATACTCACCACTAGTACAAAACATAGTGAACAAGAAATAATTCACATACATAGGCTAAGAGGATCACACCCAAAATCATCATCTAACTTCTCAGTCCAAAACCGAGAGCTCGTCAATTCAGATTACAAAAAATTTTCGTCAGTTGAGCTCAACAACAAAACATAGATCGAGACAAGATCTCAGGTCGGTTGATAAGCATCCATTACAGCGACAGGGCAATAGCACAAACAAGAAGAGATCTGACCTTCCCATTAATAATTAGCCAGCAATCCTTAATCTTGTCATGGCTCGAAACCTCCTCAAATGAGCGAACTTTCAGATCTGACCCCATTTCCCTTCCCTGCAAAAAAGAACCACTGATCAAACACATTTCGATATAAATTACCCAAATCTACAAAGTtcgattgaaaaaaaaaaaaaaaaaaaaaaaaatNTGCTTACCACAGAATCTGAATTTTCTCAACTTTGTTTCGACGGAATCGAAGTTTTTCTTTTTGTATATCCAGATCCAAaatcatcatatttttgaaattactgTTTTAGTGTTCAAATTGATGAAAATTACAGAGTAGACCCATTTCCTTATGCTTGGACCCCAGAAAACTTGAAGTACGCTTACTTTCCAGAAAGTTCAGTGTGACTTTTTTATTTGTCTACCCGGAGTTGACTTACATtatcattttattaattattaatattaaagaAAATTGAAGATAAAATCTCCATATCAAAATACATATTGTTTTTCACTCTTTATATAGTaccataaaaatttttattaaacttCTTAGCCATGTCAAAAATATCCTTATTTGTTTTATTGAGCCGAAAATGTTATCAGAGTAAAATGAtttcaaatatacaatatcattattattgtgtaataaaatgtttgaatagaagattttctaaaaaaattatggatCCTAACTTATATtcgaaatcaaatatttatagaAACTATTCCAATACTTTGGAATATTTACAAGATGAGCTAACCAAGGTTAGACATCTTATGATTGAAAATAATAGGATCATAGAAATAGTATCGGATTTCTTTAAACTCTCCAGAAATCTTAGAGAGATCCAAAATACGGTACAAAACTATGACAATCAACTATAGTATGTACCACATAAAATTGAGGAAATCCttgaaaaacaagaataaattcttgaaacattaaatgatattcaaacaagaatccaaactctagaacaacaaccaagttctagtatAAGGACATCGGAAGGAAGATTATCATCATCTTTTGGTACTGAACCCTTATTACACCAAAGAGAGAATACCAAGATAACTCCAAAATCTTTAACCGACGAAAAAATGATCGATCTTATTAAAACTGTctcgaaaaataaattaagcTGGTGACAGCATAGAAAGGATTGGTATAGAAGATTTTCAAGAAATCGTAGAGTCTTTTGCGAATCTCAAAGTCGTAGATCTGAAGATGAGTACAATAAGTTGCGAACCTCTCTtaataacttggtcatcttccCATAAACCATCAAAGAAAAATAAGGGAtctcataatataaatatgagagaacCCCAAACAAATATTCAAGTAGGTGGAGAAGCACACCCAGCGGGAACAAGatcaaggagaaatcaaattctcaTACAACAGACACCCTGTTAGAAATCTGTTTTAGAAACAATACATTATTATGGGGTCATGCTTAACTTTGATGTACTGGATTTCGAAAATAGAGAAGATCTAATAGATGACTGGATATCAGCTATGAAAATCGCAGCAGCCACACTTGATATCAACAAAGAATGATTCATTTAACTTTTAGAATTGAGTCTGATGGGATTAGTTAAAAtcgcttgggacatgactttgGTAGAAGCCAAAGAGTCAATCATAGCCTAAGAATCTCTTAGTGAGGTAGCTGGGAGTACGACTACCCTATTTAAAACAGCAATTTATAGGGGTAAACTATTTAATAGTCAAGacacatagaagaaaaataaatatactcaaactctgtatagtcttgaaatACATCACATCTGTTTGCtagatgaatatattatgtaaTTCACTAAATATATATGCAATTCAAGGGTCTAAGAAAATATAACAATACAACTTTTCTTTGTTAAAATGTCAAGTCCTtcgagataaattttaattaggGAATACGCCCTTGGTAATCCAGATACTTTGGTACTAATGATCTCTTTTCTCAAAGGAAAATTGACATAATGATGTCATATGAAGCAttacaaaataattacaaaCGATAAAGGGATATTAATAAACGTACTCATTTATGTTGTAAATAAAATGATCTTCCAATAAtcattggaagtaaaccacaaagcCAGAAAAGAAAGGGCTTTAGAACTCATCTTTATGCTATGAGGGGAAGAAGTAGAAGTAGTTCTTGAAAATCAAGAATAGTGTGGTCTAGAAaaaaagccagatcttacaaatctaGGCAAAGAAATGGCCATCAAGAAATAAGATGTCCCAAGCATAGAACTCGTCTCGAAGCAAGAGGCGTACAccaacaaagaaaactttcagaagagctcaaacccgagctaatgaaagttttaaaaattgtaaTTGTTAGACATGTAGAGCAAGAGGTCATGTTTCGACCAACTATCCAGAAAAATACAGAAAAGGGATAAAATTATTTGAACCAACTCCTGATATTGAATAatcagtttattaccaagacaTAGTACAAGTATACCAGTTTGAAGATATTACTTCACAcgagagtatatatgaagaagaagaagaagaaatcttGAGTCGATGGAACAAAATCAAAATctgacacgaaacacatgaaggCTTGGTTGGTTTCTTTAGctagacaacaatatctcataacatggtccaaaagaTCACGGAGGAAAATCTTATCCTACAGAGATGTTAATGATTCTCTGCATGACAAgtagaaaatttcttatgaaaccTTGGCCGAAAAAACAGAAAACGTCATCTAATTTATAAAGTTTCTCGAAGAAAAATaacaatcccaatggaacttacggaAATCTggatggagatgcaattaattctttCTGGAGAAATTAAGGAAgaattgcaaaaaaaataaagatataattAGCATGAacatgtcctggattcatatcggAACAATCTAGATTATGATAAAAACTAATTTaaaagaaggaatagattcaTCTATTGACATTGTTGTATGTGATAAACTAATGAgtaattttaaagatttaatgcTGGGAACAATCTCAAGGACTTTATGTGCAGGAAAAATTGTTAGGAGTAATTTACCCAAGATTGCCGACAACCTGAAAAATTCGGGATTTCAGCCGAGCTTTTAGAAAAAAAGAGGTTGATAAAATAGGGTAATAGAACATATTCTATcacctatcaaatttcatatgctctatctaatataTATCACTCataattgtttattagaaacgattttataaaaatacCAGAAATCTTTGGAAAAGTTGCTAAGACAATTTATCCAAAGAGAATCTAGTTTTGTTTAATACAAAAAATGTATATTCAGATTCAAGACAAAACGATTCTACAAAAGAATCAAAGTCTTAAACTGGAATAAAAAAACTATCTTTTCACgaagataaaataataagacaCAGATGGGAAAAACACAGGTCCAGTAAACACAACGAGTATTAATAAGCTTTTCGATAATAGAAAAACTTATATGTCCAAAATGGTGGAAAGAagtcaaaataatatttgattgtACAAGACAAAGAAATCAGTTTCCATGTGATACAATATACTATCTAGAACAATTTATGATAGAAATTTACCAATGAATGATCAATATTGATGAATTGAAAGTTCATACGAAAGGAATCCCGGGAAATGAAACATATCAATTGGTTCTTGTGCTAGAATTTATTGAGGAACACAAAACTTGGAAAAATCTAGATAATAGAATGAAATTCGTGGCAGATAATAAAATGtgaaaaatccaatgaccaAGAGCCAGTTCTCGATATACATCCCAGTAGGGATGTTAC contains the following coding sequences:
- the LOC140986718 gene encoding cytochrome b5; translation: MGSDLKVRSFEEVSSHDKIKDCWLIINGKVYDVTPFMDDHPGGDEVLLSATGKDATNDFEDVGHSDSAREMMDKYYIGEVDMSTIPLKHAYVPPTQAPYNPDKTSEFVIKILQFLVPLLILGLAFAVRHYAKEK